The Streptomyces sp. BHT-5-2 genomic interval GGGCTTGACGTCGCGGTGCACCAGGTCGCGGGCGTGCGCGGCGTCCAGGGCGGACGCCACCTGGCCGGCGATCCGGCAGGCGGTCGCGAGCGGCAGCCGGCCCTCGGCGTCCAGCAGTGCCCGCAGATCGCGGCCCGCGACGTAGCGCATCGCGATGTAGAGGAGCCCGTCGGCCTCCCCGGCCTCGAAGACCGGCACGATGTGCGGGTGGTCGAGCGATGCGGCCACCCGCGACTCGTACGCGAAGCGCTTGCGGAAGGTGTCGTTCCGGGCGAGTTCGGGGGCCAGCAGCTTCACCGCCACGGTCCGGCCCAGCCGCAGGTCCTCGGCCTTGTAGACCACCGCCATCCCGCCCCGGCCGATCTCCTCCCCGAGCAGGTACCCGGCGATCCGCCGGCCGCTCAGCCCGCCCGAGTCCGGCGCCGGCGACCGCTCCCGGGGCCGGGCGCCCGCCGGCTCACCGGCCCGCTCGCCGCCCGGCCACCCGCTCACGTCCGGTCACCCGGCCCGCCGGGCGGTGGGAACGGCGGCGGGAACTCCGCCTCACCGGGCAGCCCGCCCCCGCCCCCCGCGCTCCTCGCGTCCTCCGCGCCGCCGGCCGGCCCGGCTTCCTCCGGCACCCGCCCGTCCCCCGAAGTCCCGTCCTCCGGTGCCCCGTCCGCCGAGGGCTCGTCCGTCACGGCGAACGTCTCCAGCGACACCCCGTCGCAGAAGCACCACCGCTCGTGCGGCGCGTCGTACAGCCACACCGCGTCGCCGTCCACCACCGCCCCGATCCGGCTCCCGCCGGTCCGCTCCGCGAACGCCTCCCGGTCCAGCCGCCCGGCCAGCAGTTCCTCGACCCCCTGCCGGTACCGGGCCAGCGCGTCCTCGACGGCGGCCAGCAGCGGGCGGGGGTCCGCGGTCCGGGCGGTGGGCCGCCCGGCGGTCGGCGGGCCGTGCGGCACCGACAGCAGCCGCCGCCCGTCCACCCACGCCGACCAGCCGTTGGAGCACCGCGCCAGCGCCCAGTCGCCGCGCCGCCGGACGACCTCGACGGGCAGCAGCGGATCGAGCGGCACCAGCGGACGGGCGGCATCGGGCGCCGCCCAGGTCGGCATCCCGTCCGGCGGGACGACATGGCTGGGGCGGAAGTCCGGCGTGGTCACAGGCGGCTCCTCCACGCTCCTCGCGCACGGCCCCGGCGCCGTACGCGCCGACGGTCCCGGCGGCTACCGGCGCATGATCTCGGGCTCATGGCGCCGCAGCAGCCGCAGGACCAGGAAGCCGCACACCGCCGACAGCACCACCAGCATCCCCATGTCCAGCAGCCAGGGGCCCACCGCGTGCCGGAGCAGCGGGTCCTCGGTCAGCGGCTGCGGCGGCAGGATCCGGTGCAGGTCGACGGTGCCCGCCATGGCCGCCAGCGCCCAGCGGGACGGCACCAGCCACGAGACCTGCTCCAGCACCGGTGTGCCGCGCAGCGAGTGCAGCGCCCCGCAGAACACCACCTGCACGATGGCGAGGAGCACCAGCAGCGGCATGGTGACCTCCTCCTTGCGCACCAGCGCCGACACCAGCAGCCCCAGCATCATCGCGGTGAACGCCAACAGCGCCACCGCCAGGGTGATTTCGAGCAGCGGCGGCATCAGCACCCCGGCGCCGCCCGGCGCCCCCAGCCCCACCCCGAACAGCGCGACCACCGTCAGCACCACCGCCTGGACCACCGTGACCGTCCCCAGCACCAGCACCTTCGACATCAGGTACGCCGACCTGGACAGCCCCACCGCCCGCTCCCGCTGGTAGATCACCCGCTCCTTGACCAGCTCGCGCACCGCGTTGGCGGCCCCGGTGAGCACCGCGCCCACGCACAGGATCAGCAGCACGTTCGTCGCGGTGTCCGCGGTCAGCCGCCCGCCGCTCAGGCCGTGCGCCATCGCCCCCATCACGAACGGCAGCGCCACCATGATGATCAGGAACGTCCGGTCCGAGGACAGCGCCGCCGCGTACCGCCGCATCAGCGTCCACAGCTGCGCGCCCCAGCGCCGGGTCGGCGGCGGCGCCGCGGCAACGGCGGCCCGTGGCACCGGCGGCGCGGGCGGCTGCCGGGTCTCCCCGGTGACGTACCGCCCGTACAGCGGCGAGGCCCGGAACTCCGCGGCCCAGTCCCGCCCGCGGTCGTTCTCGAACGCCTCGAACGCCTCCGGCCACTGCCCGAACCCGAAGTACGGCAGCGCCTCCTCCGGCGGCCCGTAGTAGGCGATGGTGCCACCCGGTGCCAGCACCAGCAGCCGGTCGCAGACGTCCAGGCTCAGCACGCTGTGGGTGACCACGATGACGGTCCGGCCGTCGTCGGCCAGCCCGCGCAGCATGTGCATCACCGACCGGTCCATCCCCGGATCGAGACCGGAGGTCGGCTCGTCGAGGAAGAGCAGCGACGGTTTGGTCAGCAGCTCCAGCGCCACGCTGACGCGCTTGCGCTGCCCGCCGGAGAGCTTGTGGATCGGCAGCCCGGCCCGCTCCACCAGGCCGAGTTCGCGGATCACCTCCTCGACCCGGGCGGCCCGTTCGGCCGGCGCGGTGTCCTCGGGGAACCGCAGCTCCGCGGCGTAGCCCAGCGCCCGGCGGACCGTCAGCTGGGTGTGCAGGATGTCGTCCTGCGGCACCAGCCCGATGCGCTGGCGCAGCTCGGCGTAGTCCCGGTAGAGGTCCCGGCCGTCGTAGAGCACGGTGCCCTCGTCGGCGGGCCGCAGCCCGGTCAGCGCGTTCAGCAGCGTCGACTTGCCCGCACCGCTGGGGCCGATCACGGCCAGCAGCGACTTCTCACCGACCGGGAACGACACCCCGCCCAGCAGCGTCCGGCGCGCGGCGCCGGTGCCGACCCGGACGGACAGCCGCTGCACGTCCAGCGAGACCTCGCCGGTGTCGACGTACTCCTGGAGCCGGTCGCCGACCAGGACGAACGAGGAGTGGCCGATGCCGATGACGTCGCCGGGCCGCACCGGGGCGACGTCGACCGGACGGCCGTTGAGGTAGGTGCCGTTGTGGCTGCCCAGGTCGGCGATGAGATAGCCGTCCGGGCCGGACCGGAGTTCGGCGTGCCGGCGGGAGACCGCGAGGTCGTCCACGACCAGGTCGTTGTCGGTGGCCCGGCCGATCCGCGTGGTGCGGGCCGGCGGCAGCGGCCGGACGGTGCTGGGCCGCCGGAAGGTGTGGGTGGCCGCCGGGTGCGACACCGACGACGGCCGGCCGACGGTCGTGGGGCGGGGGACGCCGGCGAGCACCGCGCACGGCCCGTCCGCCGGATTCCCGAAGCGGATCACGCTCCCCGGCCCGACCCCGGACCGCGACACCCGATGCCCGTCCGTGTACGTACCGTTCGTGCTGCCCTCGTCCTCCACCAGCCAGTGGCCCTCGGAGGCCCGGAGCACCGCGTGGTGCCAGGACACCCGGTCGTCGCGGAGCACCAGCTCGCTGTGCGGGTCCCGGCCGACGTGGTAGTCGTGCCCCGGACTCATCACCTGGGTGACCCCGTCGGACTCCACGAGGAGCTCGGGCGCACGGGACGCATCCGGCCGCTCAGCCATATTTCAGATTTTACGGCGCATTCCTCGCCCTCGCTCCTGGTTACTCGCGCGGAGCGACGGAGGTCAACTAGTGTGAGCGCCCCGATGAGCCCGCACCTGCGCATTCCACGGAATTACCGGACTTCGGTCCGCAGATCAAAGGATGCCCCGGCGAACCGGGACGCATCGCACCTGCAGGGCAACGCACCACCGGGCCCGGGTTCCTTCTTATTCACCTACCTCGTGAAGGCAAGGCAGAGATGGCACGACTCGCGCGTAAATCCCCTCGGCAGTTTCCCCGGCAGCGGGCCCATCCGGTCGACGAGGTGCTGCCGTTCGGCAAACTCGCCCTCTACGGCTTCCAGCACGTCCTCGCCTTCTACGCGGCCGCCGTCATCGTCCCGATCATGCTCGGCAACGCCCTCGGACTGTCCCGCGGGGAACTCGTCTACCTCATCAACGCCGACCTGCTGACCTGCGGAATCGCTTCCATCATCCAGGCGTTCGGGATATGGAAGATAGGCGCCCGGCTGCCCCTTGTCCAGGGTGTCACCTTCACCGCGGTCTCCCCGATGATCGCCATCGGACTGGGCGCGGGCGGCGGCACCGCCGGACTGCTGGTGGTCTACGGCGCGGTCATCACCGCGGGAATCGCCACTTTCCTTTTCGCCCCGTTCTTCAGCAAACTGGTGAAGTATTTCCCGCCGGTCGTCATCGGCACGATTCTCACCATCATCGGCCTCACCCTCATCCCGCAGGCGCTCCAGGACGCGGCCGGCGGCGCGCAGTTGGCCGGCAAACCGGAATTCGGCGACCTGAAGAACCTCGGATACGCGCTGGGCACCCTGCTGTTGATTCTCGCGATCGTGCGGATCGGCAAGCCGCTGCTGAGCAGCATCGCGGTACTGCTCGGACTCGTCGGCGGAA includes:
- a CDS encoding FHA domain-containing protein, whose translation is MAERPDASRAPELLVESDGVTQVMSPGHDYHVGRDPHSELVLRDDRVSWHHAVLRASEGHWLVEDEGSTNGTYTDGHRVSRSGVGPGSVIRFGNPADGPCAVLAGVPRPTTVGRPSSVSHPAATHTFRRPSTVRPLPPARTTRIGRATDNDLVVDDLAVSRRHAELRSGPDGYLIADLGSHNGTYLNGRPVDVAPVRPGDVIGIGHSSFVLVGDRLQEYVDTGEVSLDVQRLSVRVGTGAARRTLLGGVSFPVGEKSLLAVIGPSGAGKSTLLNALTGLRPADEGTVLYDGRDLYRDYAELRQRIGLVPQDDILHTQLTVRRALGYAAELRFPEDTAPAERAARVEEVIRELGLVERAGLPIHKLSGGQRKRVSVALELLTKPSLLFLDEPTSGLDPGMDRSVMHMLRGLADDGRTVIVVTHSVLSLDVCDRLLVLAPGGTIAYYGPPEEALPYFGFGQWPEAFEAFENDRGRDWAAEFRASPLYGRYVTGETRQPPAPPVPRAAVAAAPPPTRRWGAQLWTLMRRYAAALSSDRTFLIIMVALPFVMGAMAHGLSGGRLTADTATNVLLILCVGAVLTGAANAVRELVKERVIYQRERAVGLSRSAYLMSKVLVLGTVTVVQAVVLTVVALFGVGLGAPGGAGVLMPPLLEITLAVALLAFTAMMLGLLVSALVRKEEVTMPLLVLLAIVQVVFCGALHSLRGTPVLEQVSWLVPSRWALAAMAGTVDLHRILPPQPLTEDPLLRHAVGPWLLDMGMLVVLSAVCGFLVLRLLRRHEPEIMRR